The window TACCCTGGGGGTGGCGACCATGTGCGTCGGCCTCGGCCAAGGTATCACCACTGTCTTCGAGCGCGTCTGATCGCGTAGCGGGACAGCGACCGGGGCCTTGTGCCCCGGTTTTGTTTTTACAGGTTTTATTCAAGAGGGTGGAGCAACATGCAGATACAACCAGGCGTATACCGGCATTACAAAGGGCCTGAGTACCGTGTCTTCAGTGTTGCGCGGCACTCCGAGAGCGAAGAGTGGATGGTGTTCTACCAATGCCTGTATGGTGATTACAGCTTCTGGGTACGGCCACTTTCGATGTTCCGGGAGTCCGTCGAGGTTGACGGCGAGCAGGTGCCACGCTTTGCTTTGGTCAAGGCCGAAGAGGGGCTGCCCGGGGTGCTGGGCAAGTCGCACCAGTGATAGTCCGAACTTGACCTCACACTTTTGCCACTATATATAGCGGTGCCGCGTCTGGCACCTGACGCGTTTTTCATCTTCAGATTCAGGAATACTCCGATCCATGGGCAAATCGCTGGTCATTGTGGAATCCCCGGCCAAGGCCAAGACCATCAACAAGTACCTGGGCAACCAGTACGTGGTGAAGTCGAGTATCGGCCATATCCGAGAC of the Pseudomonas asiatica genome contains:
- a CDS encoding DUF1653 domain-containing protein, which codes for MQIQPGVYRHYKGPEYRVFSVARHSESEEWMVFYQCLYGDYSFWVRPLSMFRESVEVDGEQVPRFALVKAEEGLPGVLGKSHQ